CATCAAAATTAAATAGTAGAGATCAAGGAGAGGATTATTCTAACTTTACAGTTTTACTCCCCACTACTCTTAATGCATATTATTTTTTAGCTAACGATTTTGGTTTTCAATTACGAACCGGTTGGTTGAATCCCCAAACTGATTATTTAGATAACATTTCAAATTTTGGTAATCCTGAGAATAATGATAATTTGTTTATTCTGCAGTTTTCGTTAATTAAGCGTTTTAATTTTAAAACTTTAGAAGATGAGAAATAGTCTAATCTTAGTTTTTATAATGTGGTTTTCTTTGTCTTGTCAATCTGATGCGCAAAAAGGGGAGACAGAGGATATTAAAAGGATTGATAGACCAGAAGCCAGTATTTTAAAGGGTGCTTATATTCCAAAAGATAAAGATATTTTTTACACATCTGGTTTGGTGAGCGAAGTGCTAAACCCAGATGCTCCTGAAGGTGATATGTCAAAATATGGCAATACATATCAGCAAAGTATTGGGACTTTAGAAAAAATTAAGGAAACAATCGAAGCTGAAGGTTATAATATGCAGGATATATTCTTTCTGAGAGTTTATTTAGCACCTGATGAAACGGGTGAGATTGATTGGGATGCTTGGTTTCAGGCTTATGGAGAATATTTTAATAATGCAGAGAATCCAAGTAAAGTGGCTCGGTCCACTATAGGTGTTTATAAATTAGCTAGACCAGAGTTGTTAGTTGAAGTTGAAGCAGTTGCGGCCAAATAGACTATTTTAATATCTCTTTATTCCTTTCATAGAGCACTTGCATTATGCCATCTTTTAAACCGCTATCTGGCACAATAATGCTGGGACTTTTGGACCATTTCATCGCATTTATGTAAATATCTAATGCAGGTATAATTACATCTGCCCTGTCAGGATTAAGCTGCAATTTATTTATCCTTTCTTCCATGCTAAAACCCTTAATATAGTTCTGCATTTCTACTACTTTTTTCATACTTATAGGTTTACCTGCTTTTTTGTTTACTAAATCTTGTACTTTATTAATGTTACCTCCAGTTCCGATAGCATGAATTTTTACTGATTTTTGAATCACTTTTTGTTCAATCCAGTTTTGCATCTCATACCACAAATGGTGCGAGCTGTTGGTCTCAAGATGTCTCACTGAACCAATCTTAAATGACTTCGATAGCAATTTTATATTGTTCCTGTAAAAATTAAACTCGGTGCTTCCTCCACCCACATCTATATGAAGATAAGATTTGTCATCCATATAGGGGAAAATCGCTTTGTTGATCATATCTGCTTCTCTATCACCATCAATGATTTCTATTTCAAGATCCAACTCAGCTTTTACCTGCTCTATTAAATATCTTCCGTTTTCTGCTTCTCTTATGGCGGAGGTGGCGCAGCCCATATAGTCATCGACTTCATAGAGGTCAATCAAGATTTTGAATGCGTGCATTAATTTTAAGAATTTAACCTTAGATTGTTCACTTATCCTCCCTGTTGTGAAAACGTCTTGTCCCAGGCGTAAAGGAAAACGAACATACTCTAGCCTTTTAAAAGTGATTTTACCCTCATAAAGGGTTACTCTTGTTAACTGAATTCTAATGGCATTTGAACCAATATCAATAGCTGCTAGTTTTAACATACCCAAAAAAACAAAAAAATAGATTGATATGTGTCGATTATGAAGATAATTTGGATTTGATTTATTTTATTTTTGTTTTGAGTACAAACTTTTGCATATATGAGATTATCTAAATTTTTCTGTATATTTGTTATTGTTAAGTTTTTATGAAAAAAATCCTACTTATATCGATATTGTTTTTTTGCGGAGCAGAAATTTTTGCTCAAAGCTTTTACTCCAACCGGATCAATAGACGTTGGATGGCTACCGGTGGACTAGGTTATGCGAGGTCTTTGGGTGATTTAACTAATCCAGGTTCATATTTTGATACTCGGCTTAACATCGTAGGCGGACTGCAATACAGATTTAGCAATAGAGTACAAGCAGGAGTTAATTTAATGGCTTTTCAGCTTTCTGGAGATGATCAAGATATTGACCCCGAATTGAATACTAGATCAAGAGGCTTGTCCTTCGTTTCCAATAATTTAGAATTAAGCGCCACAGCTTCTATTTCACTTTTTCCAACTGCAAGTCGTTTTACGCAAAGAAAGCTTGTAAATCCTTATATTTTTGCTGGTGTAGGAGTGCTGTTATTTGATCCCAGAGCTGAAGTTCCTGAATATTTAAGGAATGAAGCTGGAGATACATTGATGTCTGTACCAAGAGCAGGTGAAATGGTTTCGTTAAGGAAATATGAAACGGAAAGACCTAATACCTATGGTAGATTTGCTATGGTAATCCCAGTTGGGCTTGGGGTACGAGTTAAAGTTACGGAATTCATAGATGTTACCGCACAGATAAGTAATCGCATTACCTTTACTGATTACTTAGATGATGTAAGCGGAGTAAATGGAAGAGGGTATCCTGATTTAAGTGAATTTGATTTAAATGTTCCTGAAGAAGTAACTGCTGCGGCTTTATCTAATCCGTCAGGAAGAGGCGAGATTAGAGGTAATCCTGAAAGCGATGATTATTATCTAATTTTTAATGTGAAGGCAGAATTTTATATTCAAGGAGATATGTTAAATAGAATATTTGGAGTTGGCGGAAAGCATTACAATATTCGGCCGAGCAGAGGAAGAGGCGGCTTGTTTAACTTTGGTAAGAGAAGATAATAATTAAGTTTGACGAAAGTCTCTTGGTTAACTAGTTTTGTAGGATCACTTGTACATTTAGCATTAATTTAACGTCATCACTAACAACTACACCACCTGTCTTGGTAACTGCATTCCATGTCAAACCGAACTCTTTCCTATTGATTTTTCCAGAGATTTCAAAACCTGCTTTTTTCTGACCATATCCATCCAGGATAGAACCTCCAAAGTCAACATCTAAGGTAATATTCTTGGTTTTCCCTTTAATAGTCAAATCGCCTTTTAGTTTATAATCATCCCCTGACCTTGTTAGTTTTCCATCAGCAAATGTGATATGTGGGTAGTTGGCTGCATCAAAAAAATCAGATGATTTTAAGTGGTTATTTCTTTCTTCAACATTAGTATTTACGCTGGCTGTTTCTATTTGAAATTCAGCTGAAGCATCATCAAAATCTCCATTTTCTGTTTCTAGATGCCCTGAAAATCTATTAAACTGACCACTCACAGTTGAAATAACCAAGTATTTGACGTTGAATTGCACTTCACTGTGTATGGGGTCAATAATCCATTTGGTTTTCATAAGTAGGTCGTAAATTATGTTTTATATTAATATATATGTATAAACATTAAACGTAGGTACATGTAAATAGTTATTGGCTACATAAAATAATTTGTGATCTTAGTTTTAATATTATCATTGGTTAAGAATACAATTATTAACTTGCGCCTTCTAGAAAGAATTGTCGATCTATGATGGACAATGAGAAATTACAATTGAAGGTAATGATGGAAGCTAGAATAGTCGACTTGAAGGCTTCAATTAAAGATTTGAAGGAAGTAAGGAAATCGTAAGGTCTTGAATTGTATTGGAAGATTGAGTAGCCAGGATTACATCAATGATAAAGCAATTAGTGAATCTGAAATTACTAAAGCCGAGAGTAAGCAAAATTTTTTAAGTCGTTGGCTATCACTTTATGCTTTTCTAGAAATTGGAAATGGTTTAGATACGGAAACGAAATTGATATTGATCGATTACTATTAATGCCATCCAGTTCAAAGTATATCAAATGTGCTAATATGTAATATTATAAATGAAGGTAGCAGTTATAAAGTATAATGCAGGCAATATCAAATCCGTGATGTTGGCTTTAAAAAGGTTGGGGATAGAAGGGAATTTAACAGATAATCCTGAAGAAATATTGAATGCAGATCGAGTGATTTTTCCAGGGCAAGGAGAAGCAATATCTGCTATGAAGTATCTAAAGGAAAGAGATCTGGATAAGGTGATTAAATCTATAGAAAAGCCGTTTCTTGGCATTTGTTTAGGGCTACAGCTTTTATGCAGTCATTCTGAGGAAGGTAATACGGAATGTTTGGGAATTTTCGATGGGAAAGTGAAGAAGTTTCCGAATGATTTGAAAGTACCCCATATGGGCTGGAATGTAGGGAGTTTGTCGGATGATGTTATATTTAAAAACATAAAATCCCCTGCTTATTACTATTTCGTGCATTCTTATTATGCAGAAATTTGCGAGCAAACTATTTCTCAAACTGACTATATGTTGCCGTTTAGCAATGTGCTGAAAAAGAATAATTTCTATGCCATACAGCCCCATCCCGAAAAGAGTGCTGAATCAGGAGAACAGTTTTTAAGAAATTTTTTATTTGAATTATAAAGAAATGCAAATAATACCTGCTATTGATATTATAGGTGGAAAATGTGTTCGCCTTACTAAAGGTGACTACAACCAAAAAACGGAATATAATGATAATCCTCTCGCTGTGGCCAAGGAATTTGAAGCTGCTGGCATTCAGAGATTACATTTGGTCGATCTGGATGGTGCAAAAGCAAAAAAGGTGGTGAATTTAGATGTGCTTCAGTCTATTGCTGAAGGTACTAATTTAACCATTGA
This is a stretch of genomic DNA from Marivirga harenae. It encodes these proteins:
- a CDS encoding Rid family hydrolase; this encodes MRNSLILVFIMWFSLSCQSDAQKGETEDIKRIDRPEASILKGAYIPKDKDIFYTSGLVSEVLNPDAPEGDMSKYGNTYQQSIGTLEKIKETIEAEGYNMQDIFFLRVYLAPDETGEIDWDAWFQAYGEYFNNAENPSKVARSTIGVYKLARPELLVEVEAVAAK
- a CDS encoding Ppx/GppA phosphatase family protein; this encodes MLKLAAIDIGSNAIRIQLTRVTLYEGKITFKRLEYVRFPLRLGQDVFTTGRISEQSKVKFLKLMHAFKILIDLYEVDDYMGCATSAIREAENGRYLIEQVKAELDLEIEIIDGDREADMINKAIFPYMDDKSYLHIDVGGGSTEFNFYRNNIKLLSKSFKIGSVRHLETNSSHHLWYEMQNWIEQKVIQKSVKIHAIGTGGNINKVQDLVNKKAGKPISMKKVVEMQNYIKGFSMEERINKLQLNPDRADVIIPALDIYINAMKWSKSPSIIVPDSGLKDGIMQVLYERNKEILK
- a CDS encoding YceI family protein, with the translated sequence MKTKWIIDPIHSEVQFNVKYLVISTVSGQFNRFSGHLETENGDFDDASAEFQIETASVNTNVEERNNHLKSSDFFDAANYPHITFADGKLTRSGDDYKLKGDLTIKGKTKNITLDVDFGGSILDGYGQKKAGFEISGKINRKEFGLTWNAVTKTGGVVVSDDVKLMLNVQVILQN
- the hisH gene encoding imidazole glycerol phosphate synthase subunit HisH yields the protein MKVAVIKYNAGNIKSVMLALKRLGIEGNLTDNPEEILNADRVIFPGQGEAISAMKYLKERDLDKVIKSIEKPFLGICLGLQLLCSHSEEGNTECLGIFDGKVKKFPNDLKVPHMGWNVGSLSDDVIFKNIKSPAYYYFVHSYYAEICEQTISQTDYMLPFSNVLKKNNFYAIQPHPEKSAESGEQFLRNFLFEL